In Deltaproteobacteria bacterium, one DNA window encodes the following:
- a CDS encoding CpsD/CapB family tyrosine-protein kinase has translation MSAEEVKDLHLNNDSIEPSAEPLTSQQSADPVALVSNKRATSEDPSPSRSQLKQDNPLYEGSILVGNGEINNLVTAERFRVLRAKIERSNLGQQSYRLLAVTSALPEEGKSLVSSNLARALSIDPLGKTLLIDCDLRRPSVHTFFNIPDRPGLADLVLNKVTSDEVIQHASNRLDVISTGTPVNDPTQIIERPELATILNEFRKHYQYIILDCPPTMLCSEPITISSIVDSMLLVVRAWTTPKRVVRDAINAIGSSRILGLVINDGLDASRMYVDYGYYTNRKHLIR, from the coding sequence ATGTCAGCAGAAGAAGTTAAAGATTTACACCTTAACAACGATTCGATTGAGCCTTCAGCAGAACCGCTGACTTCCCAGCAAAGCGCCGACCCAGTCGCGCTAGTTAGTAACAAAAGAGCTACCAGTGAGGATCCCTCCCCCTCTCGCTCTCAGCTAAAGCAGGACAACCCTCTTTATGAGGGTAGCATCCTAGTTGGGAACGGCGAAATTAACAACCTCGTCACGGCGGAGCGATTTAGAGTACTGCGTGCTAAAATAGAGAGAAGCAATTTGGGACAACAAAGTTATCGCCTCCTAGCGGTAACTAGTGCACTTCCAGAGGAAGGGAAAAGCCTCGTTTCTTCGAATCTAGCAAGAGCGTTAAGCATAGACCCTTTGGGAAAAACTTTGCTAATCGATTGCGATTTGAGGAGACCGTCAGTTCATACATTCTTCAATATCCCAGACAGGCCCGGTCTTGCCGACTTGGTCCTAAACAAAGTCACCAGCGATGAAGTTATCCAACATGCGTCTAATCGCTTGGACGTAATATCTACGGGCACTCCCGTAAATGATCCCACTCAAATAATCGAGCGTCCTGAACTTGCAACTATTTTGAACGAGTTTCGAAAACATTATCAGTACATTATCTTAGATTGCCCACCGACTATGCTTTGCTCAGAACCGATCACTATTAGCTCCATAGTCGACAGCATGCTCCTAGTCGTACGTGCATGGACGACGCCAAAAAGAGTGGTGAGGGACGCAATTAATGCCATTGGAAGTTCGCGGATACTCGGATTAGTAATAAACGATGGTCTCGATGCATCGCGCATGTATGTTGACTACGGTTATTACACTAATAGAAAGCATTTAATTAGGTAA